The Candidatus Poseidoniia archaeon genome contains the following window.
TGAGTTGAGCCGGCTCAACAGGGTGGCGCTGCCGAAGACGAGGTCGACGTCGTATTCCACCGAGAGCGAGTTGAGCCGTACTACTCCTTCGCCATCACTGTGCAACTGTAGCTCAAGCCGTGCCATTTCGACTCCGTACTGGTCCACTTCCGTCTCAGCTTCTGCCAGAGCGTCGTTAAGTGCGTCCACGAGCGATTTCTGGGCGCCAGGTGAACCACTGTCGCTCCATGTCACTGGCGAATTGTCATCATTCAGCTCACCACCCCATTGCCAGTCATTACTTCCGTCGCCATCCATATCAATTGAGGGATTGTCGGGATACTCCTCACCCAGAGTTGTGCGCAGGAAAATGTCTGAATCATCTGCCCCGGCGCTCGCAATATTTCTTCCATCGGCCCACGCGAAATAGGCACGATTTCCTATCGCTGTGGCAGGCGCCATGTAGTTGTAGCTGGACTGGCTGTCACCATTGTATTCTGAAATGGGGAGTATATCCGACCAACTCTCTCCGTCATCCTGAGTAAAACGGAAAAAGTGCTGCCACTCGGTAGTACTGCCATCGGTCAGGTCCTGCCACGCGACATAAGTGATTCCGTTGCCTGTGACAAGGGCGGGAAAGGTGTAGTAGAAATAGGCGGTGGAATCATCACTGACAACAAATGCTTTGTCCCAGGTTACGCCACCATCCTTGGAATGCTTGACAATCACATCGTAATCAGCTACGGCATCACCATCGTAGTCACCATACTCGCGCCAAGCCACGAACAAACTGTCGTCCTGGCCGCTAACAGAAGGTGAAAGTGATGTAGTGGACGACTCCTCTGTGTCGATTGTCTGGGGCTCGCTCCAGGTCGCACCATTATCGTCACTGTTACTGTAAAGAATAGTGTACTGGTTAGTGTTAGTCCAAACCAGCTGGATTTTTCCTCCAGCAAGCGCCATCCAAGGCTGGTCATCCCAGTCCCCATTATCCGCAGGAACGACTATGTCATCCCAGTTTTGGCCGTAATCGGCAGAATGCCGGAAGGCGATATCATAATCATTCCCACTGCTGTCAACATTCCCGTCTTCAACCCAAGCTATGTAGACGTGCGCGCCCTCCGAAAGAACAAACGGAGCAAACGACCAGTCGTCAGAGCCATGATCGGATATGATGAATGGCGTACCCCAGTTTGATCCCCTGTCACTGGATACGGACATCAGGATGTCATAGTCAAGGAGGCTATCCTCGTCGTATAATCCATAATCTACCCAGGCGACATAGACATAGTCCCCACTAGCGGATATCGAAGGGCGATAATCTGTCTGCTCAACGCTGTTACCATTAGTATCTGCATCTCCATCAAAATGTGAGATTACAATGGGGCTGCTCCAACTCTCACCATCATCGCTGGAATGGCGAAAAAATATATCGCCATCATCACCATGGGCATCATTACCGTTGCTATCGGATTGCTGATTAAGGTCACCTCCATCCCAGTATGCGAGGTACAACGAATCTCCTGAAGTAGCGAGCGCGGGCATCCACGAATCCGCTTCATAGTAATGTTCGGAAATCTGATTTACGACTGACCATGAACTGCCTCCATCGCCAGAAGTGGCATAGTGGATGTCCTGCTCACTCGAGGCTCCACCGCTGCTGTCACGGTCCGACCAGACCACAGCAATGTCCGAGCCCTCGGCAGTGACCCAAGGTGAGGCGCGGAAGTCAACCTCTACATCGTTATCAATTGTCTCGGGGTCGCTCCAGGTCGTGCCGCCATTGGAGGAGTCGCTGATAACAATCCGGTAGGGCTGGTCTGCATCCACCGTTGTACGACGCCATGTACTGTAGAACCCCCCGTCGCCATCAGCCGCGACGGAGACGAACGCAACATTGTTGTCATCGGAAGTTGAGAGGGTACTCTCAGTACCGAAACTGGTTCCCCCGTTCGAGGAAGCTCTTGCCTTGACGGAAGGCTGGGCGCCAGTCTCGGCGTTGGAATCTATCCATATCACGACCACGCGATTTCCGTCATCGACATCGATGTTGCAATCATTGACGGTACGGTCGACCGAACTCAGCTGCTGTTGCGTGCCGAAGGTAGTGCCGCGGTTACTGGATTGACGGTACTGGACTGTGTAGTATGCGTTGTCACTGTCATACTCCATCCACACCACGTAAACATTACTGCCGCTTACAGCCACTGCAGGGTAGAGGCTGCTCTGATCGCTCGACGAAGACACGAGGGTCGGTGTGCTCCAGCTATCGCCACCATCATCGGAGGAAACGACATAGATGTCGGGGTCTGTGCCCTGATTACTCATATTATTGTCATCGGCATAAACCACGTAGACATACCCGTCGGTAGCAGCCATGGCAAGACCATAGGTTAGGTTACTCTCATCAAGATCAACTTTCTTGGTCTCGGACCAGCTGCTGCCGCTATTGGTAGATACACGCAAATGAATCTCATCGCCTTTCACGGTCAATAAGCCATATGATTCCCAAGCCGCGTAGAGGGTTGAGCCATCGCGTGCCAGAGTCTGGTAGTCCAGTATGGGTGAGCTACTGGTGCCGCTACTGGCGAGTACGACAGCATCATTCCAATTACTGCTGGTGTAGCTACGGAAGAGGATATTCTCGTAGTTCACATCGCTCAGGTTCCCATAATCCTGCCAGATTACGAATAGGTCATCGCCATTATTGACAACTTTCGGGGCATAACTGACAGAACCACCATTAGTATCGATTGAGGATAATCTGAAATCATCTAACTCACCCGAACCATAGGGCAATCCGCTAATGTCGACCGTGGCGTCCGTCACGGTTGCATTGGCCGGAATAAGCATCTCAATCGTATCATCACCGGCGGAGGGGAAGCTGGCGCTGGCACTGTTGCCGCCGCTGACGAAGAGCTGCTGCCGTCCCAGTTCGCCATAGCCCTTGCCACTGTACCTCCAGGTGCTGCTGCTCACCGCGACTTCGATGTCGCTGGCGTAATCGCCGTCGTCATCGGCGCCGCCGCTGATGGTGATTGCTGCCTCGAGCACCTCCGCCCGCGGGAAGAGCAGGCTGGTCAGCGCATCCTCCTCGCCGCTGGTGAGGTCGAGGCTGACGCTGTCGGTGTACGCGTCGTCACGGTAATACTGCGTGACGGTCTCGCCCATGGCCGGGATGTTCAGCACCAGCAGTGCGGCGAGCAAAAGCGAAAACAGGCGTTGGGAGTACATGCGTGGCCTCGACCCCTCCTGCTCCAACGCCATTTTAAACTTCACGCGCTGGCACGACCGTGACTGAGCAACTGCACATGGCCTCGTTCGAGGGCACCTACACACGCCAGTTCTCGGCGACGGTCGAGGCGGTCCACCCGGGAATCGTCGAGCTGGACCGCACGGCGTTCTACCCGTTCGGCGGCGGGCAGCCGGCCGATACAGGCCGGCTCGAATGGGAGGGCGGCACAGCGAGCGTCGAGGACGTACGCAAGCGCAACCGCCTGCGGCACATGGTTGCGGGCGACCTGCCGGAGGTCGGCACGACGGTCGAGGGCGCCCTCAACTGGGAGCGGCGCTACGCGCACATGAAGATGCACTCCTCACAGCACCTCGTCTCGGCGGTCGTCGACCAGCTCCACGGTGCGCGCACCGTCGGCAACCAGCTTTACGCCGACAAAGCGCGCATCGATTTCCAGCCGCTGCGGCTCTCCCCCGCGCAGCTATCCGAGGTCGAGGCCGAAGCGAACCGCTACCTTGCGAGGGACTTGCCGGTCACCATCACCGAGGGCGAGCGCAGCGAGCTGGAGCAGGACCCGCTGGTGCGCTCGAACCTCGCGCTGCTCCCGCCATCAATCAAACGCCTGCGCGTCATAAGCATCGGCAACCTGGATACCTGTCCCTGCGCCGGC
Protein-coding sequences here:
- a CDS encoding alanyl-tRNA editing protein; its protein translation is MTEQLHMASFEGTYTRQFSATVEAVHPGIVELDRTAFYPFGGGQPADTGRLEWEGGTASVEDVRKRNRLRHMVAGDLPEVGTTVEGALNWERRYAHMKMHSSQHLVSAVVDQLHGARTVGNQLYADKARIDFQPLRLSPAQLSEVEAEANRYLARDLPVTITEGERSELEQDPLVRSNLALLPPSIKRLRVISIGNLDTCPCAGTHVRSLGEIGEIEFTKRDNKGSGKQRLTYALRDPTP